From one Culex quinquefasciatus strain JHB chromosome 3, VPISU_Cqui_1.0_pri_paternal, whole genome shotgun sequence genomic stretch:
- the LOC6054469 gene encoding zinc finger protein 2: MDALDDLPSSDEPCRLCLKKCDQAYSVYVHSADGLLRELPKKILECVALEIGDASNFQLVCSECICKLDYFHEFRENCRKCQTFFDEMMLFCQTEALVAEQQQQLYHQQHGPDELPEISFSGSEFLGSPNKEYDYIMQSLDKEDISFSSNQEALQLKQELEISIQQNQREQHQQHYHHHQHQGEFEGIPVQSAIDAVIPSEETCFNNLEEIVDSIAAQQNANVVGYAINGGESKDSLDYDDFVGIDSVDDNRDASISEIQVQEIISEQKFQSSIGLLPEPVINDNNISQQQQLFIEDKPALEQPVPPIPREEPPSVQEQSIPPEPAVPPVKFQPQNDRTCEFCGKEFSTRTKLKIHRNTHLNISPFKCPMDGCGKSFKSKIGLDEHVAGHTGNYPISCNVCGKGFVNQSYLTAHLRIHADEKTFRCNICKQATFKTKKSLIDHKNRHLGLKPFECGQCQKVFTNQYLLQQHEQVAHSGVRFPCPECSKSFTCKSYLKVHLRIHQNDRPFVCSICDRGHVTKRDLDVHMTLHTGKKQFICDVCGKDFARLNALQFHRKIHETAGEVEAVASSSSTTVIPDS; this comes from the exons ATGGATGCGCTGGACGACCTTCCGTCCAGCGACGAGCCCTGCCGGCTGTGTCTGAAAAAGTGCGACCAGGCGTACAGCGTGTACGTCCACTCGGCGGACGGGCTGCTGCGCGAGCTGCCCAAAAAGATCCTGGAGTGCGTCGCGCTCGAAATCGGCGACGCCTCCAACTTCCAGCTGGTCTGCAGCGAGTGCATCTGCAAGCTGGACTACTTCCACGAGTTCCGCGAAAACTGCCGCAAGTGCCAGACGTTCTTCGATG AGATGATGCTGTTTTGTCAAACGGAGGCTCTGGTggccgagcagcagcagcagctgtacCATCAACAGCACGGTCCGGACGAGCTGCCGGAGATTAGCTTCTCGGGAAGTGAGTTTCTGGGCAGTCCCAACAAGGAGTACGACTACATCATGCAGAGTCTGGACAAGGAGGACATTTCCTTTTCGTCGAACCAGGAAGCGCTGCAGCTGAAGCAGGAGCTTGAGATTTCGATCCAGCAGAATCAGCGGgagcagcaccagcagcacTATCACCATCACCAACACCAGGGTGAATTTGAGGGCATTCCGGTGCAGTCGGCGATTGACGCCGTGATTCCGAGTGAGGAAACGTGCTTCAATAATCTGGAGGAGATTGTGGACTCGATTGCGGCTCAGCAGAATGCGAATGTCGTCGGTTATGCGATCAACGGGGGTGAATCCAAGGATAGTCTGGACTATGACGACTTTGTTGGGATCGATTCCGTTGACGACAATCGGGATGCG TCTATTTCAGAGATTCAAGTTCAAGAGATCATTTCGGAGCAGAAGTTCCAGTCCTCAATTGGACTGCTTCCGGAACCGGTTATCAACGACAATAACATCTCACAGCAGCAACAGCTGTTTATTGAAGACAAACCTGCTTTGGAGCAGCCAGTTCCTCCAATTCCTAGAGAAGAACCACCTTCCGTCCAAGAACAGTCAATTCCGCCAGAACCAGCAGTGCCTCCGGTCAAGTTTCAACCGCAAAACGATCGAACCTGTGAGTTCTGCGGGAAGGAGTTTTCAACGCGAACCAAGCTTAAAATCCACCGTAACACTCACCTCAACATCTCCCCGTTCAAGTGCCCCATGGACGGCTGCGGCAAGTCGTTCAAGTCCAAGATCGGCCTGGACGAGCACGTGGCCGGACACACCGGCAACTATCCCATCTCCTGCAACGTGTGCGGCAAGGGGTTCGTCAACCAAAGCTACCTCACGGCCCACCTCCGGATCCACGCCGACGAGAAAACGTTCCGTTGCAACATCTGCAAGCAGGCCACCTTCAAGACCAAGAAGTCGCTGATCGATCACAAGAATCGACACCTCGGCCTTAAACCGTTCGAATGTGGCCAATGCCAGAAGGTCTTCACCAACCAGTACCTTCTCCAGCAGCACGAGCAAGTGGCCCACAGCGGAGTTCGCTTCCCCTGCCCGGAGTGCAGCAAGAGCTTCACCTGCAAAAGCTACCTCAAGGTTCACCTCAGAATCCACCAGAATGATCGACCCTTTGTCTGCTCG aTCTGCGACCGCGGTCACGTAACGAAGCGCGATCTGGACGTGCACATGACGCTGCACACCGGCAAGAAGCAGTTCATCTGTGACGTGTGCGGGAAGGACTTTGCGCGGTTGAACGCCCTGCAGTTTCATCGGAAGATTCACGAGACGGCGGGTGAGGTGGAGGCGGTGGCGTCATCGTCTTCCACGACGGTGATACCAGATAGCTAG
- the LOC6054470 gene encoding UDP-glucuronic acid decarboxylase 1: MVFSRRKMKQLFAFGVAIVLVICLYKSWGNPTGAKLTLGIAAGENELDANPERSRYVVDREGDGEGTVRRRMEVALRRHPPVGEEAGGAEVGSKDGHIDEVHQAKQQILALERKIQELEGRIPRKYPDVTFLNYKNRKRILITGGAGFVGSHLVDYLMMQGHELIVVDNFFTGRKRNVEHWLGHENFELIHHDIVNPLFIEVDEIYHLASPASPPHYMYNPVKTIKTNTLGTINMLGLAKRVGAKVLIASTSEVYGDPDVHPQPETYWGHVNPIGPRACYDEGKRVAETLAYAYAKQENVNVRVARIFNTYGPRMHMNDGRVVSNFIIQALQNQSITMYGSGKQTRSFQYVSDLVDGLVALMASNYTLPVNLGNPVERTIEEFAEIIRDSVGCKSKIVELPAVEDDPQRRKPDIARAKRYLDWEPRVPLKEGLIKTIEYFRKELARSNHSQRNIFVPETTEKK, from the exons ATGGTGTTTTCGAGGAGGAAGATGAAGCAGCTGTTCGCGTTCGGTGTGGCCATCGTGCTGG TAATCTGTTTGTACAAGTCGTGGGGTAATCCGACCGGTGCCAAGTTGACCTTGGGAATCGCCGCCGGAGAGAATGAGCTGGACGCGAACCCGGAGCGGTCCCGCTACGTGGTGGATCGTGAAGGCGACGGAGAAGGCACCGTTCGGCGCCGGATGGAGGTGGCCCTGCGAAGGCACCCTCCGGTCGGCGAGGAAGCAGGAGGTGCCGAAGTAGGGAGCAAGGATGGTCACATTGACGAGGTGCACCAGGCCAAACAGCAAATACTGGCGCTGGAGCGGAAGATTCAGGAGCTCGAGGGTCGAATACCCCGCAAGTATCCGGACGTGACGTTCCTGAACTACAAGAATCGGAAGCGAATACTG ATCACGGGCGGAGCCGGCTTCGTCGGGTCGCACCTGGTCGACTACCTGATGATGCAGGGCCACGAGCTGATCGTGGTGGACAACTTCTTCACGGGGCGGAAGCGCAACGTCGAGCACTGGCTGGGGCACGAAAACTTTGAGCTCATCCACCACGACATCGTGAACCCGCTGTTCATCGAGGTGGACGAAATTTACCACCTGGCGAGTCCGGCCAGCCCGCCGCACTACATGTACAACCCGGTCAAGACGATCAAGACGAATACGTTGG GAACGATAAACATGCTTGGGTTGGCAAAGCGAGTCGGGGCCAAGGTACTGATTGCAAGTACGTCGGAGGTTTACGGTGATCCGGATGTGCATCCCCAGCCGGAGACCTACTGGGGTCATGTGAATCCGATTGGGCCGCGAGCGTGCTACGATGAAGGAAAACGGGTAGCCGAGACGTTGGCGTACGCGTACGCCAAGCAGGAGAACGTCAACGTGCGCGTGGCGCGGATCTTCAACACCTACGGACCCCGGATGCACATGAACGATGGCCGCGTTGTGTCCAACTTTATCATCCAGGCACTCCAAAATCAGTCAATTACG ATGTACGGCAGTGGCAAGCAAACCCGGTCCTTCCAGTACGTGTCCGACCTGGTGGACGGCTTGGTAGCGCTGATGGCGTCCAACTACACCCTGCCTGTCAACCTGGGAAATCCCGTCGAACGGACCATCGAGGAGTTTGCGGAAATCATCCGCGATTCCGTCGGTTGCAAAAGCAAAATCGTCGAGCTGCCCGCCGTTGAGGACGATCCGCAGCGGCGCAAGCCGGACATTGCCCGTGCCAAGCGATACCTGGATTGGGAACCGAGG GTTCCACTCAAGGAAGGTCTGATAAAAACGATCGAATACTTCCGGAAAGAGCTGGCCCGGTCGAACCACTCCCAGCGGAACATTTTCGTTCCGGAAACGACTGAAAAGAAATAG